In Chitinophagaceae bacterium, the following are encoded in one genomic region:
- a CDS encoding class I SAM-dependent methyltransferase, producing MKKQIEHIYPAIDGWFDFQTFYRQIAEWIPDGGKWVEVGVYSGKSFSFGIIECINRGKKVEFTAVDMFPEEWIYIGNKPPVREMFDKAMKPLEGHFNVAVGRSADVARQFADESLDFVFIDAAHDYINVRADIIAWTCKVRKGGIIAGHDYEVDYKNGVVKAVDEAFGNKVEMIPYDDNPTKHCWKVQL from the coding sequence ATGAAAAAACAAATTGAACACATCTACCCCGCAATTGACGGCTGGTTTGACTTTCAAACCTTTTACCGGCAAATCGCCGAATGGATACCCGACGGCGGAAAGTGGGTAGAGGTTGGGGTATATTCCGGCAAGTCGTTTTCGTTCGGCATTATCGAATGCATTAACCGGGGCAAAAAGGTAGAGTTTACCGCCGTTGATATGTTCCCCGAAGAATGGATTTACATAGGCAATAAGCCGCCCGTCCGGGAAATGTTCGACAAGGCTATGAAACCGCTTGAGGGGCATTTTAATGTCGCCGTTGGAAGGTCTGCCGACGTTGCTCGGCAATTTGCGGATGAATCGCTGGACTTTGTTTTTATCGACGCTGCGCACGATTATATTAATGTTCGTGCCGATATTATCGCCTGGACTTGCAAGGTGCGGAAAGGCGGCATTATCGCCGGACACGATTACGAAGTGGACTACAAAAACGGCGTGGTAAAAGCCGTTGACGAGGCGTTTGGCAATAAGGTAGAAATGATACCGTATGACGATAACCCCACAAAACACTGTTGGAAGGTACAACTATGA
- a CDS encoding NTP transferase domain-containing protein — protein sequence MSEPLKIVITANGEGSRMKALSPKPKHLLYYGGKRIIDCIVEALQPFGRVYVFGRDREVLPEGVWMGCTETANRKAQLELLRNWENVLIVDCDVIPVFEGDTTPEPGEKYYPLLKTLEQDAIWCFESDNPKYGGLEMSETGTLSAAKERGQGHKYRASGLYLLKHVGATVDRMTDPNSIAAAMIGARMVYENTFIRVGDPEDYLNALK from the coding sequence ATGAGCGAACCGCTAAAAATAGTCATAACCGCAAACGGCGAAGGCTCCCGGATGAAGGCGCTCAGCCCAAAGCCGAAACACCTGCTTTATTACGGCGGCAAGCGCATTATTGACTGCATTGTGGAAGCGCTGCAGCCGTTTGGCAGGGTGTACGTTTTTGGCCGGGATAGGGAAGTATTACCGGAAGGCGTTTGGATGGGTTGCACGGAAACAGCCAACCGTAAGGCGCAACTTGAATTACTCAGGAATTGGGAAAACGTGCTTATTGTTGACTGTGACGTAATACCCGTATTTGAGGGCGACACGACACCGGAACCCGGAGAGAAGTATTATCCGTTGTTAAAAACTCTTGAGCAAGACGCTATTTGGTGCTTTGAATCAGATAACCCCAAATACGGCGGCCTCGAAATGTCGGAAACAGGAACTTTATCAGCCGCCAAAGAGCGGGGCCAAGGCCACAAATACCGCGCATCAGGCCTCTACTTACTGAAACACGTTGGTGCGACCGTTGACCGGATGACCGACCCCAACAGCATTGCCGCCGCAATGATCGGCGCAAGAATGGTTTATGAAAACACATTTATCCGGGTTGGCGACCCGGAGGATTATTTAAACGCTTTAAAGTGA
- a CDS encoding phage portal protein has product MRIGGYEIGLFYARKVEQPAAQRGLDLTNPGVAAYLGLTAYSPGGTQISNDIVLTIPPAWSAIRYISEGIASLGRGVFSRQSDGDVFPDHNSPVSYLVDGRPHPHYSMFDFLQTLVSNACMGNGFARIHFDPVTARPTALELIPQEYVAVLYSPSGQLFYHISGVLDNQAVNVYLPETEMIHIKGVTFTGLMGKRVSFVHQSSFSLGVNSAKYSETYFEKGASVGGLITFPNVLSKDQRDILKTKLTEQHLGGKNAGSIMVLDAGADFKPMQAGPENSKVIDFANLSTVEVSQIFKVPLHLLSQLDRSTFSNMEQQNQDFVVHCLRPWAKKIEEEFNSKLFTTSENRTRRKFFAFDLDAMMMGDMQAQAAFFSSAIQNGWMTPNEIRAKKNMNKIGGGETLFIQQNMSPMELLGEILQGKNNGQETQTPGIEADVPDAQGIDSAAANEQPAAAA; this is encoded by the coding sequence ATGCGAATAGGAGGCTACGAAATCGGGTTATTTTACGCGCGCAAGGTCGAACAACCGGCCGCGCAACGCGGGTTAGACCTGACTAACCCCGGCGTGGCCGCATATTTAGGGCTAACAGCCTACTCCCCCGGCGGAACGCAAATAAGCAATGACATCGTACTGACAATTCCCCCGGCATGGTCGGCTATTCGGTATATTTCCGAAGGTATTGCCAGTTTAGGCCGGGGCGTATTCAGCCGCCAAAGCGACGGCGATGTTTTCCCCGATCACAATTCCCCTGTTTCGTATTTGGTGGACGGCAGACCGCACCCGCACTACTCCATGTTTGACTTTTTGCAAACATTGGTCTCTAATGCGTGTATGGGTAATGGCTTCGCCCGTATCCACTTCGACCCGGTTACAGCCCGGCCTACGGCGCTGGAACTGATACCGCAGGAATATGTCGCGGTACTTTACAGCCCGTCCGGGCAACTATTTTACCATATTTCCGGCGTCCTGGACAACCAAGCCGTAAACGTGTATTTGCCGGAAACGGAGATGATCCACATTAAGGGCGTGACGTTCACCGGGTTAATGGGCAAGCGCGTTTCGTTTGTGCATCAAAGTTCGTTTAGCCTTGGCGTCAATTCGGCGAAGTATTCCGAAACCTACTTTGAGAAGGGCGCAAGCGTTGGCGGGCTTATCACGTTTCCGAACGTACTAAGCAAAGACCAACGCGACATCCTGAAAACCAAACTTACCGAACAACACCTGGGCGGCAAAAATGCCGGTTCGATCATGGTGTTAGATGCGGGCGCGGATTTTAAGCCGATGCAGGCGGGGCCGGAAAACTCCAAAGTAATTGACTTCGCTAACCTTTCCACCGTTGAAGTATCGCAGATTTTCAAAGTCCCTTTGCACCTGCTTTCGCAGTTAGACCGCTCTACATTCTCAAACATGGAGCAACAAAATCAGGATTTTGTAGTGCATTGCCTTCGGCCCTGGGCTAAGAAAATCGAGGAAGAATTTAACAGCAAACTTTTTACCACTTCCGAAAACCGGACACGGCGCAAATTCTTTGCGTTCGACCTGGACGCTATGATGATGGGCGATATGCAAGCGCAGGCGGCTTTCTTTAGCAGTGCGATTCAAAACGGATGGATGACACCAAATGAGATTAGGGCTAAAAAGAATATGAACAAAATAGGTGGAGGGGAGACCCTTTTCATTCAGCAAAATATGTCGCCGATGGAATTACTCGGCGAAATCTTACAAGGCAAAAACAATGGGCAAGAAACACAAACGCCGGGCATCGAGGCCGATGTACCGGACGCGCAAGGCATCGACAGCGCCGCCGCAAACGAACAGCCAGCCGCCGCAGCCTGA
- a CDS encoding HK97 family phage prohead protease: MKMRAAFKPGSINAEDRTVEVVFGSDKPVRMYTWEYGPINEELSFESAHVRMDRLNSGAPVLDNHDAYGSVLDTVVGVVEKAWSDGKKGYAKLRFAKTDKGDKMLEMARDGILQNVSVGYAVHKYMRSKSNDEGKLDNYKAVDWEPHEISMVAVPADADAKLRSLAGPENAVTIEDENGKIETRSAEMYDMEGPKGQIESCTDAINELNEEINNSLAAAEAYPEQADLYAAVVAAHKAAISAHLEVIAAVNGQRSPNDIINQRRLQAKILMARFPNK; encoded by the coding sequence TTGAAGATGCGGGCAGCGTTCAAACCGGGGTCTATCAATGCCGAAGATCGGACGGTTGAAGTCGTCTTTGGTTCGGATAAACCCGTGCGGATGTACACCTGGGAATACGGCCCGATAAACGAGGAACTTTCCTTTGAAAGCGCCCACGTTCGCATGGACAGGCTTAACAGCGGCGCGCCCGTCCTGGATAATCACGATGCCTACGGTTCAGTATTGGATACCGTTGTGGGCGTGGTGGAAAAGGCGTGGAGTGACGGGAAGAAAGGCTATGCAAAGTTGCGTTTTGCCAAAACCGACAAGGGCGACAAAATGCTGGAAATGGCCCGCGACGGCATCCTGCAAAACGTATCGGTCGGGTACGCGGTGCATAAATACATGCGCTCCAAATCGAACGACGAAGGCAAACTCGACAACTACAAAGCCGTTGATTGGGAGCCTCACGAAATTTCAATGGTAGCCGTTCCGGCTGATGCCGATGCAAAGTTGCGCTCTTTGGCAGGCCCGGAAAACGCCGTAACAATCGAAGATGAAAACGGGAAGATCGAAACCCGCAGCGCCGAAATGTACGACATGGAAGGGCCAAAAGGACAGATCGAATCCTGCACCGACGCAATCAACGAACTGAACGAAGAAATAAACAACAGTTTGGCAGCAGCCGAGGCATACCCGGAACAAGCCGACCTATATGCCGCCGTAGTGGCAGCCCACAAAGCCGCCATATCGGCACACCTGGAAGTTATCGCCGCCGTGAATGGGCAGCGTTCGCCCAATGACATTATCAACCAGCGACGCCTTCAGGCCAAAATCCTAATGGCTCGTTTTCCAAACAAATAA
- a CDS encoding phage major capsid protein, translating into MQTAQMLKAKREERAAALDKVKALSAKIENRTWKEDVDGPALDAAKTELESLETEVRRLEGIMDIEARSASWTSSTTTENPVTVNVISSRGDNVNTVKKQYRFAEAVQALRSGKMEGFVKEMHEEALREAAHCGIRDYGAGIMIPAFVQQQRDMTAGTTTEGGYTVQTDVGELIPFLDPQGVLSRLGVDFMSGLVGNIDFPRNDGTATAVWAGEQTTSTETSPTFDRVQFAPNRLTAYTEISSQIMRQSQIMIENMVRNRLMRARDNALDVAALTGAGGTAPTGITGTSGVNVITVAASPTWAKIVDFETQIAADDAAFGTSLAYLTTPQVAGILKGAKRDVAGNGFIWEGNNTGTGSINGYRALTSTLVPTGSGGHYMFFGNWNQLKVGQWGGTELLLNPYTRLKDATIELVLNTWHDIAVAHGQAFSYSATVHPS; encoded by the coding sequence ATGCAAACAGCACAAATGCTGAAAGCCAAACGCGAAGAACGGGCGGCGGCGCTGGACAAGGTAAAGGCGCTCAGTGCAAAAATTGAAAATCGTACCTGGAAAGAAGATGTAGACGGCCCGGCACTTGACGCGGCTAAAACCGAACTGGAAAGCCTGGAAACGGAAGTACGCCGTTTGGAAGGCATTATGGACATCGAAGCCCGCAGCGCTTCATGGACTTCCAGCACCACCACCGAAAACCCGGTAACGGTCAACGTCATTTCCAGTCGTGGCGACAACGTGAATACGGTAAAAAAACAATACCGTTTTGCCGAAGCCGTGCAAGCCCTTCGCAGCGGGAAAATGGAAGGCTTTGTCAAAGAAATGCACGAAGAAGCCCTACGCGAAGCCGCACATTGCGGTATCCGTGACTACGGCGCGGGCATTATGATCCCGGCATTTGTCCAGCAACAGCGCGATATGACCGCCGGAACGACGACCGAAGGCGGCTACACCGTACAAACCGACGTTGGCGAATTGATCCCGTTCCTTGATCCGCAGGGCGTTCTTTCCCGCTTAGGCGTGGACTTTATGTCCGGCCTTGTGGGGAACATAGACTTCCCGCGCAATGACGGCACCGCTACGGCAGTATGGGCAGGTGAACAAACCACCTCGACCGAAACAAGCCCGACGTTTGACCGGGTGCAATTCGCGCCCAACCGTTTGACTGCCTACACCGAAATTTCGAGCCAGATCATGCGGCAATCGCAAATCATGATCGAAAACATGGTGCGGAATCGTTTGATGCGCGCCCGTGACAACGCCCTTGACGTTGCAGCCCTGACCGGCGCAGGCGGCACGGCCCCGACGGGTATTACCGGCACTTCCGGCGTGAACGTTATCACGGTCGCCGCTTCGCCCACCTGGGCCAAGATTGTCGACTTTGAAACGCAAATCGCCGCCGATGATGCCGCTTTTGGCACTAGTCTGGCATACCTGACCACCCCGCAAGTTGCGGGCATCCTGAAAGGCGCAAAGCGCGACGTTGCCGGTAACGGCTTCATCTGGGAAGGAAACAACACCGGCACGGGTTCGATCAACGGCTACCGCGCATTGACGTCCACCCTGGTCCCGACCGGGTCGGGCGGTCACTATATGTTCTTTGGTAACTGGAATCAACTGAAAGTTGGCCAATGGGGCGGCACGGAACTGCTGCTTAACCCGTACACCCGCCTGAAAGATGCTACCATCGAATTGGTGTTGAACACGTGGCACGACATCGCCGTAGCACACGGCCAGGCGTTCAGTTATTCCGCAACCGTACACCCGTCGTAA
- a CDS encoding phage head-tail connector protein translates to MTWEVTTQPTAEPLTVDEVKTFLNLTSNEDNGMLETFIQAAREWAEKTTGRVLLTQTIKQYWDEWPSGPWCLGISPASAVTSISYKDENGATQTWSAANYTADTVSIPPRIFPTEGVDYPTLGQYPNPIWVTYVAGYATTAAVPADAKAAMLQKIAFLYENREDIPVQGVGSGYRVRSADALIFHNRVNLI, encoded by the coding sequence ATGACCTGGGAAGTAACGACACAGCCGACCGCCGAACCGCTCACCGTTGACGAGGTGAAAACGTTTCTCAACCTGACCTCGAATGAGGATAACGGGATGTTAGAAACGTTTATCCAAGCCGCGCGGGAATGGGCAGAGAAAACGACGGGCCGCGTCTTACTTACGCAGACGATAAAGCAATATTGGGATGAGTGGCCGTCGGGGCCGTGGTGCCTGGGCATTAGTCCGGCTTCGGCGGTCACTTCCATCTCATACAAGGACGAAAACGGCGCAACGCAAACGTGGAGCGCCGCAAACTACACCGCCGACACCGTAAGCATACCGCCGCGCATATTCCCAACAGAGGGCGTAGACTATCCGACGCTGGGCCAATACCCAAACCCGATATGGGTTACCTATGTAGCCGGGTACGCCACGACGGCGGCGGTTCCGGCAGATGCAAAAGCGGCGATGCTGCAAAAGATCGCTTTCCTATACGAAAACCGGGAGGACATACCCGTGCAAGGCGTAGGAAGCGGCTACCGGGTACGGAGCGCCGACGCATTGATTTTTCATAACCGCGTCAATCTGATATAA
- a CDS encoding head-tail adaptor protein — protein MPDIAAMDTTIYLQSFTTAADSYGGLTKTWATYATEKAKLEWSATGSGEDYEDHVNLSVSRIAFTIRWKSTPTVKHRVLYADEAYDIRKIEEIGRRKFLKITAERKL, from the coding sequence ATGCCTGACATTGCGGCGATGGATACAACCATTTACCTGCAATCATTCACGACAGCAGCAGACAGTTACGGCGGATTGACAAAGACCTGGGCGACATACGCAACCGAAAAGGCAAAACTGGAATGGAGCGCCACCGGGAGCGGGGAAGATTATGAGGATCACGTGAATCTGTCTGTTTCGCGTATCGCTTTTACAATTCGCTGGAAGTCCACCCCGACGGTGAAACACCGGGTTTTGTACGCCGATGAGGCGTATGATATACGGAAGATCGAAGAAATCGGCAGGCGCAAATTTTTGAAAATCACGGCAGAAAGGAAGTTGTAA
- a CDS encoding HK97 gp10 family phage protein, with the protein MDSTQNDINRLVRALYKVSEGAKKETRAILAEAAMPVIQMARASAPVSKAVHYRYKYSKKVKGSRRPKGQGEIVATYRPGNLRDSIKGIFFRRAANSVFVGPVLARKPTGVFGPEYSFIYDDGGFKSRTDGYYARFVEFGVPELGISPQPFMRPAVTALPRAGAIAVKKLTQTVNRYWEKYAAAKGR; encoded by the coding sequence ATGGATAGCACACAAAACGATATTAACCGACTTGTCCGGGCGCTATACAAGGTAAGCGAAGGGGCAAAAAAGGAAACCCGTGCTATTTTGGCGGAAGCGGCTATGCCGGTCATTCAAATGGCCCGCGCATCTGCACCCGTTTCAAAAGCGGTCCACTATCGGTATAAGTATTCCAAGAAAGTGAAAGGATCACGCAGGCCGAAAGGGCAGGGCGAAATAGTCGCTACCTACCGCCCCGGAAACCTTCGGGATTCGATTAAAGGTATCTTTTTCCGTCGCGCTGCAAACTCCGTTTTTGTAGGCCCTGTATTGGCTCGAAAACCTACCGGCGTCTTTGGCCCTGAATACTCATTTATTTACGATGACGGCGGCTTTAAATCGCGCACAGACGGGTACTACGCCCGCTTTGTAGAGTTTGGCGTACCGGAATTAGGAATAAGCCCGCAGCCGTTTATGCGGCCCGCCGTAACGGCACTACCGAGGGCGGGAGCGATAGCGGTTAAGAAGTTGACACAGACGGTTAATCGGTACTGGGAGAAGTACGCAGCCGCAAAGGGAAGATGA
- a CDS encoding tape measure protein, with protein sequence MASISELNIRLGLITKDFSKKLKEMEGQLRQSGQTMSDLGQRMTLGITAPLVGIGIASVKAAGDMEALQKAMEATFAGQDKTIAEANAELEKLRELALAPGLDFEQAVKGSIRLQNVGYSAEVARDVIEQLANAVALTGGGADDLNEVVNQFSQMIGKGKVFQDDLKIITGRMPVIATLMKNAFGTTTAEGLNKLGISSREFVDIITKAASDGLPRVEGGINNAFVNAGSAARQSMAELGKALITTFDIVGLLNSFSDALAGATKWFSELGSTSQAFIGYSAAVAASLGVGIYAVGQLKLAYAGLVGFFSQSLFPAFTAVKNAILTTRAAFFALSVATQAFVVVGIIAAVTALYFAFNSLVGVMTEATQIEKNLQEVNYNAQKSISDQKVEVDLLTKVLKDNNSTQQERERALLRLNAISPEYFGNLKEENGLIVGLDNAVKGYVGSITRAATAQAAFAKIQALANEQLELGKQASEGATLAEQALDAVTGGAANAYARRQAGLLERVASIKKEQEALEGVIRANQETATVTGELTAKQMAAAAAGGAAVKTEEELAKERAAAKKATDERKKAEDEYWESLSKVNEASEAANEQEQKAIDGAKALLQARERLADQKFGDTKALPQSNPTGLGGFTQKSDQGTFFDVQLAVDPSKAKEAIDSLKQPLGKLSAIANSTGRSIGDSITAAADRFTQAWEKNVSAIYGAVQNLSSGILDLQKARGDKEKADLDAESKAKIETLEQEYASKFAAAKGNADATAALEADLAAQKTAIEADAAAKKDAIDKKRAKAGKKIAIGLAIIDTALGVAKALGSAPPPYNFILAALSAAAGAVQIATIKAQPFADGGVITKPTLGLVGEYAGASSNPEIITPERLMRSIFREESGGANSIQVYGVIKGADIEISNRKAERERGRVR encoded by the coding sequence ATGGCGTCAATTAGCGAACTAAACATACGACTTGGATTAATCACAAAAGATTTTTCCAAGAAGTTGAAAGAGATGGAGGGCCAACTCCGACAGAGCGGGCAAACCATGTCGGATTTAGGGCAGCGGATGACGTTGGGCATTACTGCCCCATTGGTCGGTATTGGTATCGCGTCCGTGAAAGCGGCGGGCGACATGGAAGCCCTGCAAAAGGCAATGGAAGCCACGTTTGCCGGGCAGGATAAAACAATCGCCGAAGCAAACGCCGAACTCGAAAAATTACGCGAGTTAGCACTTGCCCCCGGCCTGGATTTTGAACAAGCCGTAAAGGGTTCAATTCGACTTCAAAACGTTGGCTATTCCGCCGAAGTAGCGCGGGATGTTATCGAACAACTGGCAAACGCCGTTGCCCTGACCGGCGGCGGCGCGGATGACCTTAACGAGGTTGTTAACCAGTTTTCGCAGATGATCGGTAAGGGTAAAGTTTTTCAGGATGACCTGAAAATCATTACAGGCCGAATGCCGGTTATTGCCACCTTAATGAAAAACGCCTTTGGCACCACCACCGCCGAAGGGTTGAATAAATTAGGGATAAGCAGCCGGGAGTTTGTAGATATTATCACAAAGGCGGCAAGCGACGGGTTGCCCCGCGTTGAGGGCGGAATAAATAACGCTTTTGTAAATGCCGGTTCGGCAGCCCGCCAATCAATGGCCGAATTAGGAAAGGCGCTAATAACTACTTTCGATATTGTCGGCCTTTTAAATTCGTTTTCAGATGCGTTGGCCGGCGCGACAAAATGGTTTTCAGAACTTGGCAGCACATCACAGGCGTTTATCGGATATTCCGCCGCCGTAGCCGCAAGTTTAGGCGTTGGCATTTATGCCGTAGGACAATTAAAACTTGCCTATGCCGGATTAGTTGGCTTTTTCAGTCAATCGCTTTTCCCCGCTTTCACCGCTGTTAAAAACGCAATCCTTACAACGCGGGCAGCGTTTTTTGCCCTTAGCGTTGCTACGCAGGCTTTTGTAGTGGTCGGCATCATTGCCGCCGTTACGGCCCTTTATTTTGCGTTCAATTCGTTGGTTGGCGTAATGACCGAGGCAACGCAGATCGAAAAGAACCTGCAAGAAGTCAACTACAACGCCCAAAAGTCAATCAGCGATCAAAAGGTTGAGGTTGACTTACTCACCAAAGTTTTAAAAGACAATAACAGCACCCAACAGGAACGCGAAAGGGCGCTATTGCGATTAAACGCGATTAGCCCGGAATACTTCGGCAACCTGAAAGAAGAAAACGGTTTAATCGTTGGCCTGGACAACGCCGTAAAGGGGTACGTTGGAAGTATTACAAGAGCAGCCACCGCGCAAGCCGCATTTGCTAAAATACAGGCGCTCGCAAACGAACAACTTGAGTTAGGCAAACAGGCGTCCGAGGGCGCGACACTTGCAGAGCAGGCGCTCGACGCTGTTACAGGCGGGGCTGCAAATGCCTATGCCAGACGGCAGGCCGGGCTATTAGAGCGCGTTGCCTCGATCAAAAAAGAGCAGGAAGCCCTTGAGGGGGTAATCAGGGCCAACCAAGAAACGGCCACCGTTACCGGCGAATTGACCGCCAAACAAATGGCGGCAGCGGCAGCCGGGGGTGCCGCAGTAAAAACAGAGGAAGAACTTGCCAAAGAACGTGCCGCCGCGAAAAAGGCCACCGACGAGCGCAAAAAGGCAGAGGATGAATATTGGGAATCACTAAGCAAGGTAAATGAGGCGTCCGAAGCGGCAAACGAGCAGGAACAAAAAGCGATTGACGGCGCTAAGGCGCTTTTGCAGGCCCGCGAAAGGTTAGCCGATCAAAAGTTCGGCGATACAAAAGCCCTGCCGCAAAGCAACCCGACCGGATTAGGCGGGTTCACGCAAAAAAGCGACCAAGGCACTTTTTTCGATGTTCAACTTGCCGTTGACCCGTCGAAGGCAAAGGAGGCTATTGATTCGCTGAAACAGCCGCTTGGCAAGTTATCAGCCATTGCCAACAGTACCGGGCGCTCTATTGGGGATTCGATCACCGCAGCAGCAGACAGGTTTACGCAAGCCTGGGAAAAGAACGTAAGCGCTATTTACGGCGCGGTGCAAAACCTTTCCAGCGGTATTTTAGACCTTCAAAAGGCGCGCGGGGATAAAGAAAAGGCGGATTTAGATGCCGAATCAAAGGCGAAAATAGAAACGCTTGAACAGGAGTATGCGAGCAAATTTGCCGCCGCAAAAGGTAATGCGGATGCCACCGCCGCCTTAGAGGCGGATTTGGCGGCACAAAAAACCGCAATTGAAGCAGATGCAGCAGCAAAAAAGGACGCGATAGACAAAAAGCGGGCAAAGGCGGGCAAAAAAATTGCTATCGGGTTGGCGATAATTGACACAGCCCTGGGCGTTGCAAAAGCGCTCGGATCGGCCCCGCCGCCGTACAACTTCATTCTTGCCGCACTATCTGCCGCCGCCGGAGCCGTTCAAATCGCCACAATCAAAGCCCAACCCTTTGCCGACGGCGGCGTAATCACAAAACCCACATTGGGCCTTGTCGGCGAATACGCAGGCGCAAGCAGCAACCCGGAGATCATCACGCCGGAACGGCTTATGCGTTCGATATTCAGGGAAGAATCAGGCGGCGCAAATTCTATTCAAGTGTACGGCGTCATAAAAGGCGCTGACATTGAAATCAGTAACCGCAAAGCAGAGCGGGAAAGGGGGCGCGTCCGATAA